The window CCCCGCCGTCCACGTCATGTGGGCGTGGACGAGGTCGAACTCCACGTCGAGGTCTGCGACGATACCCGACACCTTGCGAGCGTGCTGGCGGCCGAGCAGTCGCTCGCGGTGGACGTCGAGCGGGAGGTAACACAACGGCGTCTCGTGGACGGTGACGTTCGCGGGGACGTCCGAACGGTCGACCTTCACCGCGCCGCTGTACGGTTCGGCCGCCTCGACGGAGAGGCTGGCCGCGATGTCGGCGAAGCGGTTGTACCGGACGAACACGTGGACGGAGCCGACGTGGTCGGCCAGCACGTCGACCTGTGCCTTGACGAATCGGTTGTACTCGTGGGCGACGACGAGCAGGTCCGCCGTCGCGAGTCGGTCGGGAGGCATTGCCTCGTCGTCGGCGACGGACGACCCTTATTATCGGTCGCGTAAGCCGGGAGCGGGGTCCGGCCGACGGCTCACGCCGGTGGGAACGAGGTCTCGTGGACGAACAGCCCGTTGACGCCCTTGTCGTTGTAGCCACCGTAGAGGACGCTGTCGTCGATGACGACCTCCGTCCCCTCGGCGTACAGCTTCATCGCCTCGAAGCCGTCGTACGACCGGGCGGTGATGCCGTCGTAGAACGTCCGGCTCCCGACGTTGATGATCGGGTGGTGCGTGGACGTGTAGGTCCCGCCGTTCACCAGGCAGTCGTCGCCGATGACCTCCAGACAGCGGCGATACTCGTCGCCGGGTTGGTCGACCGTGAGGTTCTCCAACCGGCAGTTGGCCCGCTCGACGCGGATCGCCTCGCGGGCCCCCACACCGGGCGCGTCGCCGGTGATGTGGAGGTCCTGTAGCAGGACCGTCGCGTCGTCGACGGTGTTCCGCCCCTCGACGTAGACGGCGTTGCTCCCGCCGTGTGTCTCGACGTCGGTCCCGACGACCTCGACGCGACCGGCGTCCCGCGAGACGCGGAGTCCCCGCTCCGGGGTCGCCGGGCCGAGGTAGAGACTGCTGTTCTCGATACGCGCCGTCTCCACGTCGTCGAGGACCCGGATGGCCGCGCCGTTCGGGTCGGTGAGTTCGACGGTCGTGTCGGCGACGAGGAGGTCGGACCCCTCGTCGATGCGGATGCCGCGCTGGTTCGCTCCGTCGATGGCCTCGTCGACAACGACGGTCGCGCCCCGGATCGAACTCCCGTGGCCCATCAACCGGATCGAGGCGACGTTGCTGTTCTTGTAGGTCCCGCCCTCGACGTGGACGGTCCCGTTGGCACCGGAGATGTAGAGGCCGTTGTCGGGGAACGGGCCGAGTTCACAGTCGACGACGCGGAGCGTCCCTGCGTGGCGCGGGTCGACGAGCATCCCGGTCGGTCCGGTCCAGATGTCGCCGATCGTGTCGTCGGAGAAGGCACCGCCGTCGGGGGCGCGGAACCGCTCGACGACTCCGGTCCCGGCCGCGCGGGTCACGGAGAACAGCGCGGGGCCGAGCGTGCCGGTGTCGTGTTGGCCCGCGATGGTGACGTCGCGGACCTCCAGCCCGTCCGTGACGTAGGTCTCGATAGCTCTGAGTCCCGTGTCCGGGGCGGTGAAGTCGAACGTGAACCCCTCGAACAGCAGGTCGGTCCCCGGGTTGTAGATGACGCCGAGTCGGAAGAACCGGGCGCTCTCGGTGAACTCGCCCTCGGTGACGGTGCTCTCGGAGACGGCGTCGATGCGCCCGTGGAAGAGAGTGGCGTTCGGGCCGTAGAAGCCGAGGTTGGTGAACCCGGTGTGGCGGAACTGGTGGTCCATCCGGTACCGACCCTCGGGGAAGACGACGAGCGTGTCGTCGTCGACGACGTCGTAGAGCACCTCGTGGACGCTCTCGCCGCCGGTCGGGTCGGCACCGGCGTCGACGATGTCGACGACAGTGCCGAATCGGTCCAGGTACGCCTCCGGGAGGTCGACGTCGGTCACGTCAGCGGTCGCCGACCCGGTCGTCCCGAGCACGCCCGCGAGGCCGACGGCGGCGAGACCGCCGAGATACGCCCGGCGGGTCGTCCCGACTCGGTCGCGGTCGTCTGTGGTCGGCGGCGGCGACGACTGACTCGTCTGTGAACTGCGCTGTGAATCCATATCGGAGGAGAGACACGGCACCGCCGATAGCCTCCTGCTTCATATGTACAGTGTATATATCCGAATCCTATCTGGTACGTAAAAGAGACGTATCCGACGAACGATCAGCGACCGTCCTCGTAGGTGTCACCCGTGATCTGCAGTTCCAGTGCCTCGTTGTCCTCGAGGTCGAGGACCGTCCCGGCGAGGAAGAACGCGAGTCCGACGACGAAGCCGAGTACCCACCGGCCCGTCCCACCTGACTCCGACCGCGAGAGGCCCGCGACGGCGGTCCCGACGGCCGCAACACCGGACAGCAGCGTCCCCACGAGGTAGAAGGCCGCGAGCGGGTGGAAGTCGCGCAGGAGGTACTTCTGTTTCAGTCGCCACAGGAAGTTCCGGAGCAGCATCAGCGAGACGCGCGGGACGTACTCGTCGTAGCTGATGTGGCTCTTCCAGTCCTCGTCGTCGTAGACGTACTCCGCCGAGTGGGAGACGTCCGCCACGCGAAGGTTCTCGACGTTCAGCTTGACGAGCAAGTCGTTGCAGTAGCCGTAGTACTCGTACATGTTCTCGATGTCCGCTGTCTCCAGCGCCTCACGTGAGATGGCGGTGTAGCCGTTCTGCGGGTCCATCGTCTTCCAGTACCCGCTCGCGACCTTCGTGAGATACGAGAGGACCGCGTTCCCGACGAGCCGGAACCGTGGCATGGCGTCGAGTTGATCCGTCCGCATGAACCGGTTTCCCTTCGTGTAGTCGGCGTCGCCCTCGGCGATTGGGTCGATGTACTTCGTCAGGATGTCCGGATCCATCTGCCCGTCGCCGCCGAGAACGGCCGTGATGTCGACGCCGTCTTCGAGTGCCTGCAGGTAGCCGGTCTTCAGCGCCCCTCCGACGCCGCGGTTCTCCTCGTGCTGGACCGGGACGACGAGGCGGTCGAAGCCGGTCGCCTCGGAGTCGTGGCCTTCGTTTACCGCCGCGGCGTGGTCACAGATCTCTTCCCACGTCCCGTCCGTCGAGCCGTCGTCGACGACGTACGCCACGTCGACGAACCCCGGGATCGTGTCGATCACCTCGCCGACGAAGCCCTCCTCGTTGTACGCCGGGACGACGACGCCGATCGTGTTGTTCTTGTACATCGTTCAGTGTCTGGCAGTCCACGAGCAGCGTCGTTATTATGCGGCACGTAGCAGTGCGGGGGGATTCACTCTCGGACGCGGTCGGGCGGCGTCGGCTCCTTACCTCCGTCATAATAACGCCGGCGCGGGCGGGACGTCGGGGACACGAGTGAGTCCAGCCACCGAGGACGCCGTCCGACCCATCTACGTCGAACTGGAAGTGTCCCACCCCGACCTGCCGCTCGCCGACCTGATGGAGACGCTGCCGGCGACCACGCTCGAGTTCGAGTTCCAGCCCGCGACGGCGGCGCTGACCGGCGGCTTCCTCACCGTCGTGGGAACCGACTCGAAAACCGTGAGAGCGGCGCTGGACGACGATCCCACGGTTGGCGAGGTGTTGCTGCTCGGTCTCATCGACTCCCAACTCGTCTACCGCATCACCGTCGGCGACTGCGTTCCCCTCCTGCCGCCGGACGCGACCGACCGCGGGATCCGGGTGCTCCACGCCGGCACCGAGAACGGCGCGTGGCGACTCCGGTTGCACTGTCCCGACCGGAGCGTACTCGAGGCGCTCCGGCGACACTACCACGACAACGGGGTGTCGTTCCGCATCAAGCGTCTCCACGACGCCCGCACGACACGCGGCGCGCCGAGTGTCACGCTGTCCCCGGTCCACCGGGAGACGCTGACGATCGCCTACGAGGCGGGCTACTTCGACGTGCCCCGCAACGCCACGCAGAGTGAACTCGCCGAGCGACTCGGCCTCTCCCGGTCCGGGGTCTCACAGCGGCTCCGTCGAGCGACGGCGGCGCTGGTGGAACAGCTTTTGCTTCAGTGATCGACCACGGTGGCACTCGTCGGGCTCTCCTGCGTCAGTAAACGACCACGGCGACACTCGTCGGGCTCTCCTGCGTCAGTGACCGGCGTCAGGCCTCGGGGTAGCGGTTCCCCGAGAAGACCGAACCGTCGATACCGCGGCCGGTGTACCCGCCGTAGAGCGTCGATTCGAGGACCTCCGTGTCGGCGGTGCCGGCGGCGAGTTTCAGTCCGGGCGCACCCGTGGTCGAGCGGCTGGTGATGCCCTCGAACCGGGTGCCGTCGGCGTCGTTCACCACCGGGACGTGCTCGGTCTCGTACTCGCCCCACTTGACGTAACACTCCTCGCCCAGAATCTTCAGCGCTCGGCGGGACGCGCCGCCGCTCTGCTGGACGTCGAGGCGGTCGACCGTGGTGTTGCCGCGCTCGACGCGGACGGCGTGGCGGCCGACGGAGCCGTCGCCCGTGCCGGTCACCGTGGTCCTGAGCAGCCACACTTGGTCGGCGTCCGGGCCGCTAGGCCCGGCGACGTAGATGGCCTGCCCGGGAGCGTCGAACTGAATCTCGGTGTCGAGCACGTCGACCCGACCGGCGTCCCGGTCGATGGAGACACCGCGAGCGGCCTCGTCGCCGCGGACGACGATCCGGCAGTCCTCGATACGGGCGTGGTCGACGGCCGACTGCACGGAGAGACCCCAGTCGTTCGGTTCGTCGAGGTAGACCGTCGTGTTCGCGACGCGGTTGTACCCGTCGCCGTCGAGGCGGATGGCGCGCTGAGCCTCGTCGAGCGGGCGGGCCTCGTCGACGACGACAGTCGCGTCGAGGACCGCCGAGCCGTCGCCCGAGAGGCGGATGCTGGCGACGTTACTGTTCTCGTAGTAGCCGCCTCGCACCACCACCCGTCCGGTGTCGCTCGAGACGTAGAGCCCGTTGTCGGGGAACGCCCCCAGCGTGCAGTCGCGGACGACGAGGTCGCCGACGTGGTACGGCGAGACGATGAGGCCGGTCGGCCCGACCCAGATGTCACCCGGCGTGTCGACCGAGAAGGCCCCGCCGTCGGGCGCGTTCACGTTCCGAATCTCCCCGTCGCCGTCGGGGTCGGTCACGTCGAAGAGGAACGGGCCGAGACGGCCGCTGTCGTGGGGGCCGAGGACGTCGACGTCCCAGACCCGGAGTCGGTCGTCGACGTGCGCCTGGAGCGCGCGCAGTCCCGTGTCTGGTGCGGTGTAGTCGAAGTCGAACCCCTCGACGAACAGGCGGCCGCCGGGGTCGTCGGGGACCCCGAGTTTGAACAGGCAGTTGCGGGGGTAGTCCGCCGTCGGGACGACGGTGGCGTCGTCGCCACGGAGTTCGAAGTCGTCGAACCCGGTGTGTCGGTACCAGTCGTCGAAGAGATACCGGCCCGGCGGGAATGCGAGCGAGTCGCCGTCGTCGACCGGAATCTCGTCGAGTGCGTCCGAGACCGGCTCTGTCCCCGTGTTGTCGACGCCGTAGTCGGTCACCCGAAGCCAGTCCCCGGACCCGCGTGCCGTCCCGGCGACCCCGAGCGTGGTCACGATCGCGCCGAGCGCGGCGCGTCTCGATACCGTCCGCCGTCGTGGTGTCTCGTCCATCGGTTCGTCTCTTCCCCGGGCCCATTTACAAGCATTTTCGCGGTGTAGAATGATGTTCCGCTGTCAGACCCTGCGACTCAACGCCGGCCGTCGACGTCGCCGCGGAGCCAGTGGACGCCGGGCGCGCCGTCGGCCGCCCACAGCAGGACGACGGCGACGAGGACGCCGGCGTACCCGAGCGCGAGCGCGAGGTGGTCCGGCTGTGTCGCGGTCGCGAGGAACTCCCCGAAGTACGACCCGGCGCGACCCAGCAGCGACCGGTCGACCGTGTAGGGCTCCTGGGCGGCGGCGGGCCACAGGAGTTTCGAGAGCACGGGACCGTCGGCCCGGAAGGCGAGCACGTCGCCGAGCAGGTGTGAGGCGTAGCCGACGGCGAACGCCGCGCCGGGCGGCCCGTGTCCGCGCCGCCACGCGAGGGCGGCCAGCGCCGCCACCAGCGGGGCACCGACGAACAGGGAGTGGGCCGGGCCGTAGCCGGTAGCCGTGACCCCGAGGGACCACGACAGTGGTTTGTCGACGAGGTCGGGGAGGACCGTACCGACCCCGAGTGCGACCGCTTCGGCGTCACCGACCCGGTGGTCGCCGGCCAGCCGAGTCAGGACCGAGTACCAGAGGTAGCCGAAGGCGAGGTGTTCCCAGGGCCACATCAGTCTGTCACCACCGGGGCGTCGAGCGACTCGCTCCCGCTGCCGGTGCCGAGGGTCAGGTGGACGACGCGGTAGGCGTTGTCGCGGGTCGGGTCGGCGGGCGCGTCACCGCGGTAGACCAGAAACGAGAGGCGACGCTGTGACCCGGAGACCGCAGGGCGGACCTGAGGCTCGACGTGCCCGGTCTCCCCCGCGGCGACGGTCGTCGTCGTCCGGGAGAGGACGGCCCGGTCCGTCACCTCGGTCCCGTTCGGCGTCCGGTCGAGACGCGCGAGCGTGGCGACGACGGTGTACCGGTGGTCCTGCCCCTCGTGGTTCTCCAGCGCGACCGTGACGGGGGTGGAGGTCCCGCCGTCGAGCGTCCGCGGGTAGTCGTCGGCGACGTACTCGCCGTCAGCGGTCTCGGTGACGACGGCGACTTCGGTGAACGAGGGGCCGCCGGCCTGGGTCGTCACGGCCGCGAGGCCGAGGCTGCTGGCGAAGACGACGAGGCCGACGACGACGAGCGCGTTGGCTGCAAACGGGATCGTGTCGTCGGCGCCGCTGTCGCCGAGCATCGTCCCGCCGGTCCGGGGGTCGGACGGCCACGCGACGGACAGCGACGGGAGACCGGCCCGTTCGCCGGGGTCGGACAGTGCACGGCGGGTGAACGCGACGGCCGTCCCGAGGAGCGTCAGGGCGAAGACGCCGAGCGCCACGAACGGGCCGTCGAGCGGGAGGCCCACGACGGTGACGACGAACGCGACCCCGGCGACGAGCGTGACGCTCGCTGCGACCGACAGCGCGATCCGGACGGAGAACAGCAACCCGGTCGCGTTCGCAGATCGGTCGGTGACCGTCGTCGAGCGCGCCATGTCGTCCGAGTCGGGCGGCGACCGGCGCTCGGGGAACAACGCGGCGACGAGTGCGTAGCCTGGGAGGAGGACGACGAGTGGGACGACGAGGGCCGCCCGGAGCGGCGCGAACGGGAGTGGGGCGAGCGTCCCCGCGAGTGCTGCGACCGCGGCCGCGACGACGAGGAAGAGGTCCGTCTTCCAGCGACGTGGAGAGGTGGTCATCGACGCTCCGTTGCCGAGGCCGACACTAAAAACGTGGAGACGGTTGTCGCCGAAGAACGACGGTGAACGGTCTTAGCACCCGTCTAAACGCCGATCACACTCGAACGACGAGCGCGGGCGTGACCGGGCGAGGCCCCACCGACGGGGTGAGTCGTCGACCGCGTCACCCCCAGACGGGGTGAGTCGTCGGCCGTGTCACCCACAGCGACGGCGGTCGTCGGTTACCGGGCCGATAATAATGGCCGGGCGGTGGCTCTCTCCGGCCGATCCGGAGTTCTCGCTCCGAGGAGGCTACGATGCGAACCAGAACATCACTCACGATACTGCTCGCCGCGACGCTCGTACTGATCGCCGTCGTCCGGTCTTCGACGGACGAACCGGACGCACCGACCGAGAGAGCCGACGGACGGACACGATGATACGCTACGTCACCGGCCACGACTGCGACATCGACGACGACGTGACGCTCGGCTACGGCGACGACGCCGGACAGACCGTCGTGGGCGACCGTGCCCGTATCCGCTCCGGTACCGTCGTCTACGGCGACGTCGACATCGGCGACGACCTCACCACCGGCCACGACGTGGTGGTCCGAGAGGACACCAGCGTCGGCGACGAGGTGGTGCTCGGGACGAAGACGGTCGTGGACGGCACCACCGACATCGGCTCGAACGTGAGCCTCCAGAGCCGGGTGTACGTGCCGACGAACACGACCGTCGGGGACCGGGTGTTCGTCGGGCCCGGTGCCGTCCTGACGAACGACCCGCACCCGGTCCGACGGGACGCCGACCTCGCCGGGCCGACGCTCGAACGGGACGCCTCCGTCGGCGGCAACGCGACCGTCCTCCCCGACGTGACGGTCGGCGAGGGGGCGTTCGTCGCCGCCGGTGCCACCGTCACCGAGGACGTGCCGCCAGAGACGCTCGCGGTGGGGACGCCGGCCGAGCACAGGCCACTGCCGGCGACGCTCGAAGGGGGGAACCTGCTGTGAGCACCCAGACGACCGTCGAGGCACTCTACGGGAGCGTCGCACCGGTCGCGGACCAGCGCGAGGCGTTCACCTCGGGCCGGATTCCCGTCGGCGTCTACGGTCTCGGCAAGATGGGCCTCCCGCTGGCGGCGGTCTACGCCGAGACGACGGGCAACGTCACCGGTGCCGACGTGGACCCGGCCGTCGTCGAGTGTGTCAACGACGGCCACTCACACGTCGTCGGCGAACCTGGGCTCGACGCGCTCGTCGGCGAGACGGTCGAGGCGGGGGCACTCTCCGCGGAGACCGACCCGGCCGCAGTGGCCGAGGACGCGCGCGTTCACGTCGTCATCGTCCCGACGCTCGTCGACGACAAGACGCCCGACCTCTCCATCGTCCGCTCGGTCGCCGAGGACGTCGGCGCGGGGCTGGACGCGGGCGACCTCGTCGTCTTCGAGTCGACGCTCCCGCCCCGCTCCTGTCGGGACGAACTCCTGCCCGTCCTCGAAGCCGAGAGCGGACTCGAACTCGGCGAGTTCGGTCTCGCCTTCTGCCCGGAGCGCACCCACTCCGGGCGCGCGCTCGAGGACATCAGGGGTGCACACCCGAAGGTCGTCGGCGGGGCGGACGCCGAGAGCACGCGGGCCGCGAAACTCGTGTACGACGAACTCGCCGACACCGACCTCGTGACCGTCTCGGACACGACGACGGCGGAGGCGGTGAAGGTGTTCGAGGGGCTCTACCGCGACGTCAACATCGCGCTGGCGAACGAACTCGCCACCCACGCCGACGCACTGGAGATCGACGTGACGGAGGCCATCGCCGCGGCCAACACCCAGCCGTTCTGTGACATCCACACCCCCGGTG of the Salinirubrum litoreum genome contains:
- a CDS encoding glycosyltransferase family 2 protein, with the protein product MYKNNTIGVVVPAYNEEGFVGEVIDTIPGFVDVAYVVDDGSTDGTWEEICDHAAAVNEGHDSEATGFDRLVVPVQHEENRGVGGALKTGYLQALEDGVDITAVLGGDGQMDPDILTKYIDPIAEGDADYTKGNRFMRTDQLDAMPRFRLVGNAVLSYLTKVASGYWKTMDPQNGYTAISREALETADIENMYEYYGYCNDLLVKLNVENLRVADVSHSAEYVYDDEDWKSHISYDEYVPRVSLMLLRNFLWRLKQKYLLRDFHPLAAFYLVGTLLSGVAAVGTAVAGLSRSESGGTGRWVLGFVVGLAFFLAGTVLDLEDNEALELQITGDTYEDGR
- a CDS encoding helix-turn-helix domain-containing protein, whose product is MSPATEDAVRPIYVELEVSHPDLPLADLMETLPATTLEFEFQPATAALTGGFLTVVGTDSKTVRAALDDDPTVGEVLLLGLIDSQLVYRITVGDCVPLLPPDATDRGIRVLHAGTENGAWRLRLHCPDRSVLEALRRHYHDNGVSFRIKRLHDARTTRGAPSVTLSPVHRETLTIAYEAGYFDVPRNATQSELAERLGLSRSGVSQRLRRATAALVEQLLLQ
- a CDS encoding metal-dependent hydrolase: MWPWEHLAFGYLWYSVLTRLAGDHRVGDAEAVALGVGTVLPDLVDKPLSWSLGVTATGYGPAHSLFVGAPLVAALAALAWRRGHGPPGAAFAVGYASHLLGDVLAFRADGPVLSKLLWPAAAQEPYTVDRSLLGRAGSYFGEFLATATQPDHLALALGYAGVLVAVVLLWAADGAPGVHWLRGDVDGRR
- a CDS encoding DUF1616 domain-containing protein, encoding MTTSPRRWKTDLFLVVAAAVAALAGTLAPLPFAPLRAALVVPLVVLLPGYALVAALFPERRSPPDSDDMARSTTVTDRSANATGLLFSVRIALSVAASVTLVAGVAFVVTVVGLPLDGPFVALGVFALTLLGTAVAFTRRALSDPGERAGLPSLSVAWPSDPRTGGTMLGDSGADDTIPFAANALVVVGLVVFASSLGLAAVTTQAGGPSFTEVAVVTETADGEYVADDYPRTLDGGTSTPVTVALENHEGQDHRYTVVATLARLDRTPNGTEVTDRAVLSRTTTTVAAGETGHVEPQVRPAVSGSQRRLSFLVYRGDAPADPTRDNAYRVVHLTLGTGSGSESLDAPVVTD
- a CDS encoding acyltransferase, with translation MIRYVTGHDCDIDDDVTLGYGDDAGQTVVGDRARIRSGTVVYGDVDIGDDLTTGHDVVVREDTSVGDEVVLGTKTVVDGTTDIGSNVSLQSRVYVPTNTTVGDRVFVGPGAVLTNDPHPVRRDADLAGPTLERDASVGGNATVLPDVTVGEGAFVAAGATVTEDVPPETLAVGTPAEHRPLPATLEGGNLL
- a CDS encoding nucleotide sugar dehydrogenase, with translation MSTQTTVEALYGSVAPVADQREAFTSGRIPVGVYGLGKMGLPLAAVYAETTGNVTGADVDPAVVECVNDGHSHVVGEPGLDALVGETVEAGALSAETDPAAVAEDARVHVVIVPTLVDDKTPDLSIVRSVAEDVGAGLDAGDLVVFESTLPPRSCRDELLPVLEAESGLELGEFGLAFCPERTHSGRALEDIRGAHPKVVGGADAESTRAAKLVYDELADTDLVTVSDTTTAEAVKVFEGLYRDVNIALANELATHADALEIDVTEAIAAANTQPFCDIHTPGAGVGGHCIPYYPYFLTDPFDVPTPLLETARAVNDGMPTYTAELALTGLRDEGVDPADATVLVAGLTYRAGVAETRKTPALPIVERLAEAGATVLATDPILDDTSEFSVAGATVVDAPTDADPDAVVLVTAHEEFRDLDVPTLAGDGRLVLVDGRQALTEYRGHESVRYEGVGLHD